CACGATCGCGCGCTATCGGCGGGCGCGCGGGGACGACGTCCGCTTCCACACCGGCACCGACGAGCACGGGCAGAAGATCGAGCGCGCCGCGGCGGCGCAGGGGATCGCCCCGAAGGCGCTCGCCGACCGCGTCGTCGCCCGCTACCACGACTGGTGGAAGACGCTGTCGATCACGCACGACGACTTCATCCGGACGACCGAGGAGCGCCACGCGCGCGGGGTGGTCGAGCTCATCCGGCGGTTCGACGCTGCGGGCGATCTCTACACCGCGCGCCACGAAGGGTGGTACTGCACGGCCTGCGAGG
The nucleotide sequence above comes from Thermoanaerobaculia bacterium. Encoded proteins:
- a CDS encoding class I tRNA ligase family protein, whose product is MAKKTFYVTTPIYYVNDLPHIGHLYTTMVADTIARYRRARGDDVRFHTGTDEHGQKIERAAAAQGIAPKALADRVVARYHDWWKTLSITHDDFIRTTEERHARGVVELIRRFDAAGDLYTARHEGWYCTACEAYYTEKELLPGNLCPDHGTPCAWQSEENVFFRLSRYQQPLLDFYRAHPGFV